The Pan troglodytes isolate AG18354 chromosome 8, NHGRI_mPanTro3-v2.0_pri, whole genome shotgun sequence genome window below encodes:
- the LCOR gene encoding ligand-dependent corepressor isoform X9, whose amino-acid sequence MQRMIQQFAAEYTSKNSSTQDPSQPNSTKNQSLPKASPVTTSPTAATTQNPVLSKLLMADQDSPLDLTVRKSQSEPSEQDGVLDLSTKKSPCAGSTSLSHSPGCSSTQGNGENSTEAKAVDSNNQSKSPLEKFMVKLCTHHQKQFIRVLNDLYTESQPGTEDLQPSDSGAMDVSTCNAGCAQLSTKHKEKDALCLDMKSSASVDLFVDSSDSHSPLHLTEQTPKKPPPEINPVDGRENALTVVQKDSSELPTTKSNSVNSSSVDSFTPGYLTASNCSSVNFHHIPKILEGQTTGQEQDTNVNICEDGKDHMQSSALVESLITVKMAAENSEEGNTCIIPQRNSFKALSEEAWNSGFMGNSSRTADKENTLQCPKTPLRQDLEANEQDARPKQENHLHSLGRNKVGYHLHPSDKGQFDHSKDGWLGPGPMPAVHKAANGHSRTKMISTSIKTARKSKRASGLRINDYDNQCDVVYISQPITECHFENQKSILSSRKTARKSTRGYFFNGDCCELPTVRTLARNLHSQEKASCSALASEAVFTPKQTLTIPAPRHTVDVQLPREDNPEEPSKEITSHEEGGGDVSPRKEPQEPEVCPTKIKPNLSSSPRSEETTASSLVWPLPAHLPEEDLPEGGSTVSAPTASGMSSPEHDQPPVALLDTEEMSVPQDCHLLPSTESFSGEGSEDVISRPHSPPEIVSREESPQCSENQSSPMGLEPPMSLGKAEDNQSISAEVESGDTQELNVDPLLKESSTFTDENPSETKESEAAGGTGKLEGEDGDVKCLSEKDTYDTSIDSLEENLDKKKKGKKFPEASDRCLRSQLSDSSSADRCLRNQSSDSSSACLEIKVPKNPSAKRSKKEGHPGGTTPKGLLPDSFHTETLEDTEKPSVSERPSEKDAEQEGEGGGIITRQTLKNMLDKEVKELGGEIFPSRDPITTAGQPLPGERLEIYVQSKMDEKNAHIPSESIACKRDPEQAKEEPGHIPTQHVEEAVNEVDNENTQQKDESDAPCSSLGLSSSGSGDAARPPKSVPRPKRLTSSTYNLRHAHSLGSLDASKVTSEKEAAQVNPIMPKENGASESGDPLDEDDVDTVVDEQPKFMEWCAEEENQELIANFNAQYMKVQKGWIQLEKEGQPTPRARNKSDKLKEIWKSKKRSRKCRSSLESQKCSPVQMLFMTNFKLSNVCKWFLETTETRSLVIVKKLNTRLPGDVPPVKHPLQKYAPSSLYPSSLQAERLKKHLKKFPGATPAKNNWKMQKLWAKFRENPDQVEPEDGSDVSPGPNSEDSIEEVKEDRNSHPPANLPTPASTRILRKYSNIRGKLRAQQRLIKNEKMECPDALAVESKPSRKSVCINPLMSPKLALQVDADGFPVKPKSTEGMKGRKGKQVSEILPKAEVQSKRKRTEGSSPPDSKNKGPTVKASKEKHADGATKTPAAKRPAARDRSSQPPKKTSLKENKVKIPKKSAGKSCPPSRKEKENTNKRPSQSIASETLTKPAKQKGAGESSSRPQKATNRKQSSGKTRARPSTKTPESSAAQRKRKLKAKLDCSHSKRRRLDAK is encoded by the coding sequence tGAGAACTCAACAGAGGCAAAAGCAGTAGATTCTAACAATCAGTCGAAGTCCCCACTGGAGAAATTTATGGTCAAACTGTGTACTCATCATCAAAAGCAATTCATTCGTGTTCTGAACGACCTGTACACTGAATCTCAACCAGGCACTGAGGACCTGCAGCCTTCTGATTCGGGAGCAATGGATGTATCCACTTGCAATGCTGGCTGTGCCCAGCTCAGCACCAAACATAAGGAAAAAGATGCTCTGTGTCTCGATATGAAGTCTTCTGCTTCTGTAGATTTGTTCGTAGACTCATCAGACTCTCACAGCCCTCTACACTTGACGGAACAGACCCCGAAGAAGCCTCCTCCTGAGATAAACCCTGTAGATGGAAGAGAGAATGCCTTGACTGTTGTCCAGAAAGATTCCTCTGAACTTCCAACCACTAAATCGAATTCTGTTAATAGCAGTTCAGTGGATAGTTTCACTCCGGGATACCTCACTGCATCTAATTGTTCCTCAGTGAACTTCCACCACATCCCTAAAATCTTGGAGGGGCAAACCACTGGACAAGAGCAAGACACAAATGTGAACATATGTGAGGATGGTAAAGACCATATGCAGAGTTCAGCTTTGGTAGAAAGTCTAATTACAGTAAAAATGGCAGCTGAGAATAGTGAGGAAGGCAATACCTGTATTATTCCTCAAAGAAATTCGTTCAAAGCTTTATCAGAAGAGGCTTGGAACTCAGGGTTTATGGGGAACTCTTCTAGAACTGCTGACAAAGAGAATACTTTACAGTGTCCAAAAACACCTTTGCGCCAGGATTTAGAGGCAAATGAACAAGATGCAAGGCCAAAGCAAGAGAACCATCTTCACTCTCTGGGAAGAAATAAGGTGGGTTACCATTTACATCCCAGTGATAAGGGCCAGTTTGATCATTCCAAAGATGGTTGGTTAGGCCCCGGCCCTATGCCAGCTGTACACAAAGCGGCAAATGGACACTCAAGAACGAAGATGATATCAACCTCCATCAAGACAGCTCGGAAAAGTAAAAGGGCATCAGGGCTGAGGATAAATGATTATGATAACCAGTGTGATGTTGTTTATATCAGTCAACCAATAACAGAATGCCACTTTGAGAATCAAAAATCAATATTATCTTCTCGGAAAACAGCCAGAAAGAGTACTCGAGGATACTTTTTCAATGGGGACTGTTGTGAGCTGCCAACTGTTCGTACACTGGCCAGAAATTTACACTCCCAGGAAAAAGCAAGCTGCTCAGCATTGGCATCAGAGGCAGTTTTCACTCCTAAGCAGACCCTTACAATTCCAGCCCCTAGACATACAGTAGATGTGCAGCTTCCCAGAGAAGACAACCCTGAAGAACCTAGCAAGGAAATCACCTCTCACGAGGAAGGAGGTGGAGACGTTTCACCTCGAAAAGAACCTCAAGAGCCTGAGGTTTGCCCCACAAAGATTAAGCCGAATCTGAGCAGCTCCCCTAGGTCAGAGGAAACGACAGCCTCCAGCCTGGTGTGGCCTCTCCCTGCTCACCTTCCTGAAGAGGACCTGCCAGAAGGTGGCTCCACAGTCTCAGCTCCCACAGCAAGTGGGATGTCTTCTCCTGAACACGACCAACCACCAGTTGCACTGTTGGATACGGAGGAGATGAGTGTACCCCAGGACTGTCACCTCCTTCCCTCCACTGAAAGCTTTTCCGGGGAAGGCAGTGAAGATGTCATTTCTAGGCCTCATTCTCCTCCTGAAATAGTCAGTAGAGAAGAAAGTCCTCAGTGCTCAGAAAATCAGAGTTCCCCAATGGGCTTGGAGCCCCCCATGAGTCTGGGAAAGGCTGAGGACAACCAAAGCATCAGTGCTGAGGTTGAGTCTGGAGACACCCAGGAGCTAAATGTCGACCCACTCTTGAAGGAAAGCAGCACTTTTACTGATGAAAACCCCAGTGAAACTAAGGAAAGTGAGGCAGCAGGTGGTACAGGAAAATTAGAGGGAGAGGACGGTGATGTAAAATGCCTGTCAGAAAAAGACACGTATGATACAAGCATTGACTCACTCGAAGAGAATTTGGAcaagaagaaaaaaggtaaaaaattccCTGAGGCCTCTGATAGGTGCCTAAGAAGTCAACTTTCGGATTCTTCCTCTGCTGACAGATGCCTAAGAAATCAGAGTTCAGATTCTTCCTCAGCTTGTCTTGAAATCAAAGTTCCTAAAAATCCTAGTGCAAAACGTTCAAAAAAAGAAGGGCACCCTGGTGGGACAACACCTAAGGGCCTTCTACCTGACAGTTTCCACACGGAAACTCTGGAGGACACAGAAAAGCCAAGTGTCAGTGAACGCCCCTCTGAGAAAGATGCTGAGCAGGAGGGCGAAGGCGGGGGGATCATCACCAGGCAGACTTTGAAAAACATGCTGGACAAAGAAGTCAAGGAGTTAGGAGGAGAGATTTTCCCCAGCAGGGACCCCATAACCACAGCTGGACAGCCACTGCCTGGAGAGAGATTGGAAATCTATGTTCAGTCTAAAATGGATGAGAAGAATGCTCATATCCCCTCAGAAAGTATTGCTTGTAAGAGGGACCCAGAACAGGCAAAAGAAGAGCCAGGGCATATTCCCACACAGCATGTGGAGGAGGCTGTGAATGAGGTAGACAACGAAAACACCCAGCAGAAAGATGAGAGTGATGCCCCATGCAGCTCTCTTGGGTTGTCGAGTAGTGGAAGTGGTGATGCTGCTAGGCCACCAAAATCGGTGCCAAGGCCTAAAAGATTGACCTCTTCAACCTACAACCTAAGACACGCTCATTCTCTGGGCTCCTTGGATGCTTCAAAAGTGACTTCAGAAAAGGAAGCTGCACAAGTAAACCCCATAATGCCAAAGGAAAATGGAGCGTCAGAGAGTGGAGACCCCCTAGATGAGGACGATGTTGACACCGTGGTAGATGAACAGCCAAAGTTTATGGAATGGTGTGCTGAGGAGGAGAACCAAGAGCTCATCGCCAACTTCAATGCCCAGTACATGAAAGTTCAGAAGGGCTGGATCCAGTTGGAGAAAGAAGGACAGCCAACACCAAGAGCAAGGAACAAATCAGATAAACTGAAAGAGATTTGGAAAAGCAAGAAAAGGTCACGGAAATGTAGGAGTTCATTGGAGAGTCAGAAGTGTTCTCCTGTTCAGATGCTCTTTATGACAAACTTTAAATTATCTAATGTTTGTAAATGGTTCTTAGAGACAACTGAAACCCGGTCTCTAGTCATTGTGAAGAAGCTCAATACTCGCCTTCCAGGAGACGTTCCCCCTGTCAAGCATCCTCTTCAGAAATACGCTCCTTCCAGCCTATATCCCAGTTCACTACAGGCTGAGCGCTTGAAAAAGCACTTGAAGAAATTTCCTGGAGCTACCCCTGCTAAGAATAATTGGAAAATGCAGAAGCTCTGGGCCAAATTTCGAGAGAATCCTGATCAAGTGGAGCCAGAAGATGGCAGTGATGTCAGCCCCGGCCCTAATTCTGAAGACAGCATAGAGGAAGTCAAGGAAGATAGAAACAGTCATCCTCCAGCAAACCTGCCCACTCCAGCCAGTACCCGGATTCTTAGAAAATATTCCAATATTCGAGGAAAGCTCAGAGCCCAGCAACGTTTAATCAAGAATGAGAAAATGGAATGCCCAGATGCTCTGGCTGTGGAAAGTAAGCCAAGTCGTAAGAGCGTATGCATCAACCCTCTGATGTCCCCCAAGCTTGCCCTGCAAGTGGATGCAGATGGGTTTCCTGTTAAGCCCAAGAGTACTGAAGgaatgaagggaaggaaggggaagcaggtgtcTGAAATCTTGCCTAAAGCAGAAGTTCAGAGTAAACGCAAGAGAACAGAAGGCAGCAGCCCTCCAGATAGTAAGAACAAGGGGCCTACGGTGAAAGCCAGCAAAGAAAAGCATGCTGATGGAGCCACCAAAACCCCTGCTGCCAAGAGGCCAGCTGCAAGGGACAGAAGCAGCCAACCCCCCAAAAAGACGTCTTTGAAAGAGAATAAAGTGAAGATCCCTAAAAAGTCCGCTGGGAAGAGCTGCCCTCCctccaggaaagaaaaagagaatacaaacaaaagGCCTTCCCAGTCTATTGCCTCGGAAACACTGACGAAACCTGCAAAACAGAAGGGGGCCGGTGAATCCTCTTCAAGGCCTCAGAAAGCCACGAATAGGAAGCAGAGTAGTGGAAAGACTCGGGCCAGACCCTCAACGAAAACCCCAGAGAGCAGTGCAGCTCAGAGAAAGCGAAAGCTGAAGGCAAAGCTGGACTGTTCGCACAGCAAACGGAGGCGGCTGGATGCAAAGTGA
- the LCOR gene encoding ligand-dependent corepressor isoform X10 produces the protein MVKLCTHHQKQFIRVLNDLYTESQPGTEDLQPSDSGAMDVSTCNAGCAQLSTKHKEKDALCLDMKSSASVDLFVDSSDSHSPLHLTEQTPKKPPPEINPVDGRENALTVVQKDSSELPTTKSNSVNSSSVDSFTPGYLTASNCSSVNFHHIPKILEGQTTGQEQDTNVNICEDGKDHMQSSALVESLITVKMAAENSEEGNTCIIPQRNSFKALSEEAWNSGFMGNSSRTADKENTLQCPKTPLRQDLEANEQDARPKQENHLHSLGRNKVGYHLHPSDKGQFDHSKDGWLGPGPMPAVHKAANGHSRTKMISTSIKTARKSKRASGLRINDYDNQCDVVYISQPITECHFENQKSILSSRKTARKSTRGYFFNGDCCELPTVRTLARNLHSQEKASCSALASEAVFTPKQTLTIPAPRHTVDVQLPREDNPEEPSKEITSHEEGGGDVSPRKEPQEPEVCPTKIKPNLSSSPRSEETTASSLVWPLPAHLPEEDLPEGGSTVSAPTASGMSSPEHDQPPVALLDTEEMSVPQDCHLLPSTESFSGEGSEDVISRPHSPPEIVSREESPQCSENQSSPMGLEPPMSLGKAEDNQSISAEVESGDTQELNVDPLLKESSTFTDENPSETKESEAAGGTGKLEGEDGDVKCLSEKDTYDTSIDSLEENLDKKKKGKKFPEASDRCLRSQLSDSSSADRCLRNQSSDSSSACLEIKVPKNPSAKRSKKEGHPGGTTPKGLLPDSFHTETLEDTEKPSVSERPSEKDAEQEGEGGGIITRQTLKNMLDKEVKELGGEIFPSRDPITTAGQPLPGERLEIYVQSKMDEKNAHIPSESIACKRDPEQAKEEPGHIPTQHVEEAVNEVDNENTQQKDESDAPCSSLGLSSSGSGDAARPPKSVPRPKRLTSSTYNLRHAHSLGSLDASKVTSEKEAAQVNPIMPKENGASESGDPLDEDDVDTVVDEQPKFMEWCAEEENQELIANFNAQYMKVQKGWIQLEKEGQPTPRARNKSDKLKEIWKSKKRSRKCRSSLESQKCSPVQMLFMTNFKLSNVCKWFLETTETRSLVIVKKLNTRLPGDVPPVKHPLQKYAPSSLYPSSLQAERLKKHLKKFPGATPAKNNWKMQKLWAKFRENPDQVEPEDGSDVSPGPNSEDSIEEVKEDRNSHPPANLPTPASTRILRKYSNIRGKLRAQQRLIKNEKMECPDALAVESKPSRKSVCINPLMSPKLALQVDADGFPVKPKSTEGMKGRKGKQVSEILPKAEVQSKRKRTEGSSPPDSKNKGPTVKASKEKHADGATKTPAAKRPAARDRSSQPPKKTSLKENKVKIPKKSAGKSCPPSRKEKENTNKRPSQSIASETLTKPAKQKGAGESSSRPQKATNRKQSSGKTRARPSTKTPESSAAQRKRKLKAKLDCSHSKRRRLDAK, from the coding sequence ATGGTCAAACTGTGTACTCATCATCAAAAGCAATTCATTCGTGTTCTGAACGACCTGTACACTGAATCTCAACCAGGCACTGAGGACCTGCAGCCTTCTGATTCGGGAGCAATGGATGTATCCACTTGCAATGCTGGCTGTGCCCAGCTCAGCACCAAACATAAGGAAAAAGATGCTCTGTGTCTCGATATGAAGTCTTCTGCTTCTGTAGATTTGTTCGTAGACTCATCAGACTCTCACAGCCCTCTACACTTGACGGAACAGACCCCGAAGAAGCCTCCTCCTGAGATAAACCCTGTAGATGGAAGAGAGAATGCCTTGACTGTTGTCCAGAAAGATTCCTCTGAACTTCCAACCACTAAATCGAATTCTGTTAATAGCAGTTCAGTGGATAGTTTCACTCCGGGATACCTCACTGCATCTAATTGTTCCTCAGTGAACTTCCACCACATCCCTAAAATCTTGGAGGGGCAAACCACTGGACAAGAGCAAGACACAAATGTGAACATATGTGAGGATGGTAAAGACCATATGCAGAGTTCAGCTTTGGTAGAAAGTCTAATTACAGTAAAAATGGCAGCTGAGAATAGTGAGGAAGGCAATACCTGTATTATTCCTCAAAGAAATTCGTTCAAAGCTTTATCAGAAGAGGCTTGGAACTCAGGGTTTATGGGGAACTCTTCTAGAACTGCTGACAAAGAGAATACTTTACAGTGTCCAAAAACACCTTTGCGCCAGGATTTAGAGGCAAATGAACAAGATGCAAGGCCAAAGCAAGAGAACCATCTTCACTCTCTGGGAAGAAATAAGGTGGGTTACCATTTACATCCCAGTGATAAGGGCCAGTTTGATCATTCCAAAGATGGTTGGTTAGGCCCCGGCCCTATGCCAGCTGTACACAAAGCGGCAAATGGACACTCAAGAACGAAGATGATATCAACCTCCATCAAGACAGCTCGGAAAAGTAAAAGGGCATCAGGGCTGAGGATAAATGATTATGATAACCAGTGTGATGTTGTTTATATCAGTCAACCAATAACAGAATGCCACTTTGAGAATCAAAAATCAATATTATCTTCTCGGAAAACAGCCAGAAAGAGTACTCGAGGATACTTTTTCAATGGGGACTGTTGTGAGCTGCCAACTGTTCGTACACTGGCCAGAAATTTACACTCCCAGGAAAAAGCAAGCTGCTCAGCATTGGCATCAGAGGCAGTTTTCACTCCTAAGCAGACCCTTACAATTCCAGCCCCTAGACATACAGTAGATGTGCAGCTTCCCAGAGAAGACAACCCTGAAGAACCTAGCAAGGAAATCACCTCTCACGAGGAAGGAGGTGGAGACGTTTCACCTCGAAAAGAACCTCAAGAGCCTGAGGTTTGCCCCACAAAGATTAAGCCGAATCTGAGCAGCTCCCCTAGGTCAGAGGAAACGACAGCCTCCAGCCTGGTGTGGCCTCTCCCTGCTCACCTTCCTGAAGAGGACCTGCCAGAAGGTGGCTCCACAGTCTCAGCTCCCACAGCAAGTGGGATGTCTTCTCCTGAACACGACCAACCACCAGTTGCACTGTTGGATACGGAGGAGATGAGTGTACCCCAGGACTGTCACCTCCTTCCCTCCACTGAAAGCTTTTCCGGGGAAGGCAGTGAAGATGTCATTTCTAGGCCTCATTCTCCTCCTGAAATAGTCAGTAGAGAAGAAAGTCCTCAGTGCTCAGAAAATCAGAGTTCCCCAATGGGCTTGGAGCCCCCCATGAGTCTGGGAAAGGCTGAGGACAACCAAAGCATCAGTGCTGAGGTTGAGTCTGGAGACACCCAGGAGCTAAATGTCGACCCACTCTTGAAGGAAAGCAGCACTTTTACTGATGAAAACCCCAGTGAAACTAAGGAAAGTGAGGCAGCAGGTGGTACAGGAAAATTAGAGGGAGAGGACGGTGATGTAAAATGCCTGTCAGAAAAAGACACGTATGATACAAGCATTGACTCACTCGAAGAGAATTTGGAcaagaagaaaaaaggtaaaaaattccCTGAGGCCTCTGATAGGTGCCTAAGAAGTCAACTTTCGGATTCTTCCTCTGCTGACAGATGCCTAAGAAATCAGAGTTCAGATTCTTCCTCAGCTTGTCTTGAAATCAAAGTTCCTAAAAATCCTAGTGCAAAACGTTCAAAAAAAGAAGGGCACCCTGGTGGGACAACACCTAAGGGCCTTCTACCTGACAGTTTCCACACGGAAACTCTGGAGGACACAGAAAAGCCAAGTGTCAGTGAACGCCCCTCTGAGAAAGATGCTGAGCAGGAGGGCGAAGGCGGGGGGATCATCACCAGGCAGACTTTGAAAAACATGCTGGACAAAGAAGTCAAGGAGTTAGGAGGAGAGATTTTCCCCAGCAGGGACCCCATAACCACAGCTGGACAGCCACTGCCTGGAGAGAGATTGGAAATCTATGTTCAGTCTAAAATGGATGAGAAGAATGCTCATATCCCCTCAGAAAGTATTGCTTGTAAGAGGGACCCAGAACAGGCAAAAGAAGAGCCAGGGCATATTCCCACACAGCATGTGGAGGAGGCTGTGAATGAGGTAGACAACGAAAACACCCAGCAGAAAGATGAGAGTGATGCCCCATGCAGCTCTCTTGGGTTGTCGAGTAGTGGAAGTGGTGATGCTGCTAGGCCACCAAAATCGGTGCCAAGGCCTAAAAGATTGACCTCTTCAACCTACAACCTAAGACACGCTCATTCTCTGGGCTCCTTGGATGCTTCAAAAGTGACTTCAGAAAAGGAAGCTGCACAAGTAAACCCCATAATGCCAAAGGAAAATGGAGCGTCAGAGAGTGGAGACCCCCTAGATGAGGACGATGTTGACACCGTGGTAGATGAACAGCCAAAGTTTATGGAATGGTGTGCTGAGGAGGAGAACCAAGAGCTCATCGCCAACTTCAATGCCCAGTACATGAAAGTTCAGAAGGGCTGGATCCAGTTGGAGAAAGAAGGACAGCCAACACCAAGAGCAAGGAACAAATCAGATAAACTGAAAGAGATTTGGAAAAGCAAGAAAAGGTCACGGAAATGTAGGAGTTCATTGGAGAGTCAGAAGTGTTCTCCTGTTCAGATGCTCTTTATGACAAACTTTAAATTATCTAATGTTTGTAAATGGTTCTTAGAGACAACTGAAACCCGGTCTCTAGTCATTGTGAAGAAGCTCAATACTCGCCTTCCAGGAGACGTTCCCCCTGTCAAGCATCCTCTTCAGAAATACGCTCCTTCCAGCCTATATCCCAGTTCACTACAGGCTGAGCGCTTGAAAAAGCACTTGAAGAAATTTCCTGGAGCTACCCCTGCTAAGAATAATTGGAAAATGCAGAAGCTCTGGGCCAAATTTCGAGAGAATCCTGATCAAGTGGAGCCAGAAGATGGCAGTGATGTCAGCCCCGGCCCTAATTCTGAAGACAGCATAGAGGAAGTCAAGGAAGATAGAAACAGTCATCCTCCAGCAAACCTGCCCACTCCAGCCAGTACCCGGATTCTTAGAAAATATTCCAATATTCGAGGAAAGCTCAGAGCCCAGCAACGTTTAATCAAGAATGAGAAAATGGAATGCCCAGATGCTCTGGCTGTGGAAAGTAAGCCAAGTCGTAAGAGCGTATGCATCAACCCTCTGATGTCCCCCAAGCTTGCCCTGCAAGTGGATGCAGATGGGTTTCCTGTTAAGCCCAAGAGTACTGAAGgaatgaagggaaggaaggggaagcaggtgtcTGAAATCTTGCCTAAAGCAGAAGTTCAGAGTAAACGCAAGAGAACAGAAGGCAGCAGCCCTCCAGATAGTAAGAACAAGGGGCCTACGGTGAAAGCCAGCAAAGAAAAGCATGCTGATGGAGCCACCAAAACCCCTGCTGCCAAGAGGCCAGCTGCAAGGGACAGAAGCAGCCAACCCCCCAAAAAGACGTCTTTGAAAGAGAATAAAGTGAAGATCCCTAAAAAGTCCGCTGGGAAGAGCTGCCCTCCctccaggaaagaaaaagagaatacaaacaaaagGCCTTCCCAGTCTATTGCCTCGGAAACACTGACGAAACCTGCAAAACAGAAGGGGGCCGGTGAATCCTCTTCAAGGCCTCAGAAAGCCACGAATAGGAAGCAGAGTAGTGGAAAGACTCGGGCCAGACCCTCAACGAAAACCCCAGAGAGCAGTGCAGCTCAGAGAAAGCGAAAGCTGAAGGCAAAGCTGGACTGTTCGCACAGCAAACGGAGGCGGCTGGATGCAAAGTGA